The Pseudomonadota bacterium genome contains the following window.
TCGCGCGTTGGTTTTTTCGCCATCTTTGCAACCTTCCTTGGCGCCGTTTCTACATAGGCCGTCGAGATAACCATAACCAATAGTCCTGCTATTGCAGCCATCCACATGGGTGCATAAAGATCGAACTTATCGGCAAGTGCGCCCGCAATAGTCGGCATAATGGCTGCACCGATAATCTCACCTACTGCCGTAGGAACGCCCACGGCTGTTCCGGCAAATTCAGGCGGTACAGCTTCGGGGGCCAGGGTGCCCACATACAAGGGGAAGAACGCGCCGCCGAACATACCCCAGAAGAAAAAGAGGATGGAGAAAGCAGTGAGGGTAGTGCCCACAGGCATAGCGATGATCCCAACACCTGCGAGGCAACATAGCAGGCCGCTGATAATAATGGCGGCTTTACGTCCTATGCTGTCCGACAACCGTCCCATAATTATCATCCCGAGGAATCCACCGATACCGGAGGCGCCCATAGCAAGACCGATGCCTTCCATGCTCATGTTGTGAACCTTGGCAAGAAATAATGCGGAGAAGCCACTGTAAATCCAGAGCCA
Protein-coding sequences here:
- a CDS encoding MFS transporter, which gives rise to KERVVMQHGHKVKITDVLKYKNVIISTINSIPVMAWLWIYSGFSALFLAKVHNMSMEGIGLAMGASGIGGFLGMIIMGRLSDSIGRKAAIIISGLLCCLAGVGIIAMPVGTTLTAFSILFFFWGMFGGAFFPLYVGTLAPEAVPPEFAGTAVGVPTAVGEIIGAAIMPTIAGALADKFDLYAPMWMAAIAGLLVMVISTAYVETAPRKVAKMAKKPTRDDHLLKPFRGKQPIVTS